From the Marinobacter sp. es.048 genome, the window AGTTTGATACCGGTGGCGCTGCAGGACCTGTAGTCGCTGCTTCAGAAAGATTCGCGGGCCTTTCAGGGCCGCGGCAAAGCAAGTAAAAAGTACAAAACAATCAGGAGATAGGCCGTTATGACAAAAACAAAGCACTTCACCAAAGCCGCTATCCTTTCACTCGGGCTGGCAATATCCGGCAGCGCTTTCGCTGCCACGACGCTGCACGTGGGGACCTGGCTGCCGCCGACCAACCCACAGAACGCTGAGGTATGGCCGACCTGGGCCAAATGGGTCGAAGAGGCAACCGAAGGACGGGTTAAGGTCGAAATCGAAAACGATCTGGGCCACCCGAAAACCATGTTCCAGCTGGTGGAGGACGGTGTTGTCAATGCCGGATTCAGTTACCACGGTTACGTTCCGGGACGTTTTAAATTGCCCCAGATTGTGGAGTTGCCGGGCCTGGGTGTAGGCGCTGAGGCAGGCTCGGTAGCACTCTGGCGGGTGTATAACAAGTACTTCATGGATTCCGGCGAGTTTGAAGGTTTGACCCTCTTGGGCATGTTTACTCATGGTCCGGGCTATATCCATTCCATTGAGCCAATCACTTCTTTCGAACAGATAAAGGGCAAGAAGATTCGCATTGGCGGCGGCGTCCAGAGCGAGCTTGGCGAGCGAATGGGCGTGACTCCGGTTTCGGCGCCAGCCCCGAAAGTTTATCAAATGATGCAGCAAGGAGTGATAGATGGAGCCTTCCTTCCCATTGGTGAGCAAAAGACTCTGCGTCTGAAAGAGGTTGCGCCCAACGTTACCATGCTCCCTGGAGGCATGTATCTCGGTAGCTTTTCCATGTTCATCGACCCGTACTTCCTGGAACAGCTGGACCCCAAGGATCGCGAGGCGATCATGAGCGTATCGGGTGAAAAACTCTCCGCCCTGGCCGGGCGTGCCTGGGATGGTATTGATGACGAGGGCCTGAAGGCCGCGCAGGAAGCGGGCGTCAACATCATTCGCGTTAAGGAAGGGGATCCGATGGCACAGGAGTTCCAGAAGCTGATTAAGGGTATGGATGAGCAGTGGATCCAGAATGTGTCTGATCGTGCCCCGAATGCCGGGCAGGCGCTCAAAGAGCTGCGGACCGTAGCCCGAGAGTATGAGCGTGAGCACCAGGAGTAACCTCATGTCTCTCGCTACATGGGTCAACAGGCACTACAGCGAGAAAGGGCCAGCCAAGTGGCTGGTCTTCTTTCTGGAGGTTGTAGCAGCGTCAGTTCTCTTCCTGCTCATGTTGACTACCTGCCTGGATGTGGCCGGTCGTTATCTTTTCAACAATCCCATCCCCGGTGCCACCGAGCTAACCCGGCTTGGCCTCGCTCTGATGGTATTCGCTGCGATGCCCGTTATCACCTATCGGGGCGGGCATATCGTGGTGGATCTTCTGGATAAAGTGCTAGGGCAGGCGGTATTGAAGGCTCTCGGACTGATTTCCGCCCTGATTATTTCCTCTTCGATGTACTTCCTTGCAGTAAGAATCTTTGAGCTTGGCGAGAGATCAATACGGCGTGGTGTTGTGACGGAATTCCTCGGCCTGCCCAGTGGGTATATCACCGAGTACATTGCCATCATGAGCTGGCTTACCGCCGCGTGCATGATAACGCTCGGCGTCTATCGCATCCTGTTCACTCCTGAAAAATAAATCACTCAGTTACGGGAAATTCTATGACCGTCGTGCTGACCGGCTTTGCCGTTCTCCTTTTCATGATCGTGGTTCTGAGGGTGCCGATTGCCTTTGCCATGGGCCTGGTCGGTTTCTTTGGTTTTGCCTTTCTGATGGGCTTGGACCTGAACAACGTCATGGATTTCCGCTGGCGGGGTGCCCTGTCCATGGCGTCGAACCGGGTGATCGATACGGTCCAGAATTATGGCCTTTCGGTCATTCCTTTGTTCGTTCTGATGGGTAACCTCGTGACCCGCTCCGGCCTGGCCCAAGAGCTTTATCAGGTTTCCAATGCCTTCCTCGGCCATCGAAAGGGCGGATTGTCCATGGCAACGGTAGTAGCCTGTGGCGGTTTCTCGGCGATCTGTGGCTCCAGTCTGGCAACCTCGGCCACCATGGGCAAGGTCGCCATGCCACCGATGCGCAAATACGGTTATGCCGACTCGTTGGCTACCGCCTCTATTGCTGCTGGCGGCACTCTGGGAATCCTGATTCCGCCGAGCGTCATTCTGATTATTTACGGCCTGTTGACGGAGTCCTCTATCCGTGAACTGTTCGCCGCCGGTTTCATTCCGGGCATCGTCGGCATGCTGATGTATATGGTCGCGGTGCGTTATGTCGTCTGGCGGGATCCCAGCGCCGGCCCTGCGGGCGAGAAAGCCGAATGGCCGGAACGTTTGCGCGCCCTGAAAGACGTTTGGGGCGTTTTACTGTTGTTCACCGTCGTCATGGGCGGTATCTATCTGGGTGTCTTCACGCCGACGGAAGCGGCGGGCATCGGTGCCGGTGGCGCTTTCATAATTGCCCTTGCCCGGCGCAGCCTTACTGTTGCAACGCTCTTCGAAACACTGACGGATACAGCGCGCACTTCCGCGATGCTGTTCGCCGTGGTGATCGGGGCGCTGATTTTCTCGGACTTTATTAACCGGGCCGGGCTGCCAGACATGCTGCTGGGGTTTGTGACTGGGCTGGATGTGGCCCCGATTTTCGTGATTCTGGCAATTCTGGCTATTTATATTGTGCTTGGGATGGTGTTTGAGAGCTTGTCGATGATCCTGCTGACGGTGCCCGTATTCTATCCGCTGGTGGAAAGTATGGGCTTCGATCTGGTGTGGTTTGGAATAGTTGTCGTTGTTGTGACAGAGATCAGTCTGATCACGCCACCCGTCGGCATGAACGTCTTTGTGCTCAGTGCCGTATTGCGGGATGTTAAAACGGGCACTATCTTCAAGGGTGTTACCCCGTTCTGGTGTGCCGATATTGTGCGCTTGGCGCTGATTGTATTTGTTGCTCAGATTGCACTGTTTTTGCCGGAGCTGCTTTACCATTAAGCGGCACAGCCTCATCTCTCATTGGTGGATAGAGGAGAAAAAATGTTTCATGACGTAAAAAAAATATTATATGTCTCCGATCTCGAACAAGGTTCCCGTCCGGCATTCCGGGCAGCGGTCAGCTTGTGTGGCCATTACTCAGGGGCTCAGATCACCTATCTGCATGTAATTGAGTCTTTGTCGGGTACAACTCGCAGCCTGTTGAGTAACATGATGGAAAAAAGCGAGCTCGACGAGATGCTGCA encodes:
- a CDS encoding TRAP transporter small permease, encoding MSLATWVNRHYSEKGPAKWLVFFLEVVAASVLFLLMLTTCLDVAGRYLFNNPIPGATELTRLGLALMVFAAMPVITYRGGHIVVDLLDKVLGQAVLKALGLISALIISSSMYFLAVRIFELGERSIRRGVVTEFLGLPSGYITEYIAIMSWLTAACMITLGVYRILFTPEK
- a CDS encoding TRAP transporter large permease; its protein translation is MTVVLTGFAVLLFMIVVLRVPIAFAMGLVGFFGFAFLMGLDLNNVMDFRWRGALSMASNRVIDTVQNYGLSVIPLFVLMGNLVTRSGLAQELYQVSNAFLGHRKGGLSMATVVACGGFSAICGSSLATSATMGKVAMPPMRKYGYADSLATASIAAGGTLGILIPPSVILIIYGLLTESSIRELFAAGFIPGIVGMLMYMVAVRYVVWRDPSAGPAGEKAEWPERLRALKDVWGVLLLFTVVMGGIYLGVFTPTEAAGIGAGGAFIIALARRSLTVATLFETLTDTARTSAMLFAVVIGALIFSDFINRAGLPDMLLGFVTGLDVAPIFVILAILAIYIVLGMVFESLSMILLTVPVFYPLVESMGFDLVWFGIVVVVVTEISLITPPVGMNVFVLSAVLRDVKTGTIFKGVTPFWCADIVRLALIVFVAQIALFLPELLYH
- a CDS encoding TRAP transporter substrate-binding protein gives rise to the protein MTKTKHFTKAAILSLGLAISGSAFAATTLHVGTWLPPTNPQNAEVWPTWAKWVEEATEGRVKVEIENDLGHPKTMFQLVEDGVVNAGFSYHGYVPGRFKLPQIVELPGLGVGAEAGSVALWRVYNKYFMDSGEFEGLTLLGMFTHGPGYIHSIEPITSFEQIKGKKIRIGGGVQSELGERMGVTPVSAPAPKVYQMMQQGVIDGAFLPIGEQKTLRLKEVAPNVTMLPGGMYLGSFSMFIDPYFLEQLDPKDREAIMSVSGEKLSALAGRAWDGIDDEGLKAAQEAGVNIIRVKEGDPMAQEFQKLIKGMDEQWIQNVSDRAPNAGQALKELRTVAREYEREHQE